One Salvelinus sp. IW2-2015 unplaced genomic scaffold, ASM291031v2 Un_scaffold1159, whole genome shotgun sequence DNA window includes the following coding sequences:
- the LOC112069935 gene encoding syntaxin-8, whose translation MSQDPWLQNYEATCRLVQEIAENIHERNRQQRTRGNPAKMNMTLRASLQKLKQNINQLRESLLRVSSSRRIMQSEADRRQNLVDDLVTRDKQLNATFKGDVTQPEPS comes from the exons ATGTCTCAAGATCCCTG GTTACAGAATTATGAAGCCACTTGCCGCCTTGTCCAAGAAATTGCAGAGAACATTCATGAAAGAAACAGACAACAGAGGACAAGAGGGAATCCTGCAAAG ATGAACATGACACTGCGAGCGTCGCTACAGAAGCTGAAACAGAACATCAACCAGCTCAGAGAGAGTTTGCTCCGAGTCTCGTCCTCCCGGCGCAT AATGCAGTCAGAAGCCGATCGGAGACAGAACCTTGTTGACGACCTGGTCACCAGGGACAAGCAGCTAAATGCCACGTTCAAGGGTGACGTTACACAGCCAGAGCCCTCGAG
- the LOC112069931 gene encoding TBC1 domain family member 24-like: MIHVSRTPKFSTCGTISLDPSPMETTADQDQDQDLSSAARHRRPRSHSYYSPEDAKKYGVETATDENFVRPRSRSFYSYETSELHREGNFTRSNAMRPRSNSLEKSGDRKTENSADGNQGIMARLNKKSKSNTNKHLPCRDLNGRRGSLKGVPMMTISESENWEISSCSGMKYGQFVDWEKIDPESSERYQRILKSDHQELKTMGRSGFWAMPHTLRAKAYYHIIHGINCRSIQPDRDRYQDVAKKLFGEQKMSTHPFPEYMDDGVIPRYCLNEAGLNSVKKVLLCIGKHFPDINFCPILPALVALLLHFSEDEAECFHSICRLIAYNDPNKRYIDQTFLTYRASCMTFGDLANKYCRGIRKLIASSHQNLFEFYSDWIMWIFADLPFTYAIRVLDVYLLEGYKVLYRVALALLSLYKVSVSSRVADVEDFRRDMKSFVENVARHCTAEKLLERAFSIQLATRRELNLLFNANKDSLRQKGISIHQKRQSCQVVDFDSFSSSVVTGTEMRIVWAWIPERFALFNPKRLFSTNEHGRSLASFYSCVEGHEPAILLLKTVDEEVCGAFLSTDLIQRKKYDSEEPAYFGTGESFVFTLRPGMERYQRAVVHITAKRQPSPDLRAARVCVYTSSGKEDSSSTPVSTTSTTNHTTLTCPAGTLQDPSYMTVPITTSSPGPLSPSPKRAKEQGAFMFIAGDHERLVIGGDGGHALCLQADLEGGYTERCDTFESAPLCKRHFKIQSLEVWGIQNSISFSHYFSYCH; this comes from the exons ATGATCCATGTTTCAAGAACGCCCAAGTTCTCCACTTGTGGGACTATAAGTTTAGACCCGTCTCCTATGGAAACAACCGCTGACCAGGACCAGGACCAGGACTTGAGCTCAGCAGCCAGACACAGAAGACCCAGGTCCCATTCCTACTACAGCCCAGAGGACGCCAAAAAGTATGGCGTAGAGACGGCGACAGATGAGAACTTTGTCAGGCCACGCTCCAGGTCTTTCTATAGTTACGAGACGTCTGAGCTCCACAGAGAAGGGAACTTTACCAGGTCCAACGCCATGAGGCCGAGATCCAACTCCCTGGAGAAGAGTGGGGACAGGAAGACGGAGAATAGTGCGGATGGGAATCAGGGGATCATGGCTCGGCTCAACAAGAAATCCAAGTCCAACACCAACAAACACTTGCCATGCAGAGATCTCAATG GCAGAAGAGGCAGTCTGAAGGGTGTCCCCATGATGACCATCTCTGAATCAGAGAACTGGGAGATCAGCTCCTGTTCTGGTATGAAGTATGGCCAGTTTGTGGACTGGGAGAAGATCGACCCTGAATCTTCAGAGCGCTACCAGAGGATTCTGAAGTCGGACCACCAGGAGCTGAAGACCATGGGTCGATCAGGGTTCTGGGCCATGCCCCATACACTAAGGGCCAAGGCCTATTATCATATAATTCATGGTATCAACTGCAGGTCCATCCAACCGGATCGAGATCGTTACCAGGATGTGGCCAAGAAGCTCTTCGGGGAGCAGAAGATGAGCACACACCCGTTCCCTGAGTACATGGATGATGGCGTGATCCCTAG GTACTGCCTCAACGAAGCTGGTCTCAATTCTGTCAAAAAGGTCCTCCTCTGCATCGGCAAGCACTTCCCGGACATCAACTTCTGCCCAATCCTCCCAGCCTTGGTGGCTCTCCTCCTGCATTTCAGCGAAGACGAAGCTGAGTGCTTCCACAGCATCTGCCGCCTTATCGCCTACAATGACCCCAACAAGCGTTACATCGACCAGACATTCCTCACCTACCGGGCCTCCTGCATGACCTTCGGCGACTTGGCCAACAAGTACTGCCGCGGCATCCGCAAGCTCATCGCCAGCTCCCACCAGAACCTCTTTGAGTTCTACTCTGATTGGATCATGTGGATCTTTGCCGACCTCCCCTTCACATACGCTATCAGGGTCCTGGATGTCTATCTTCTGGAGGGTTACAAGGTTCTCTACAGGGTGGCTCTGGCTCTTCTCAGCTTGTACAAGGTCTCGGTTTCGTCTCGTGTCGCCGATGTGGAGGACTTCAGGCGAGACATGAAGAGCTTTGTGGAGAACGTGGCGCGTCACTGTACGGCGGAGAAGCTGCTGGAGAGGGCCTTCAGCATCCAACTGGCCACGCGGAGGGAGCTCAACCTACTGTTCAACGCTAACAAGGACTCGCTCAGGCAGAAGGGCATCAGTATCCACCAGAAGCG GCAGTCATGCCAGGTAGTGGATTTTGACAGCTTCAGCTCCAGCGTTGTCACGGGGACAGAGATGAGGATTGTCTGGGCCTGGATCCCTGAACGCTTTGCCCTCTTCAATCCCAAAAGGCTGTTCAGCACAAATGAACATGGCCGAAGCCTGGCCTC ATTTTATTCCTGTGTTGAGGGGCATGAGCCAGCCATCTTGCTTCTGAAAACTGTGGATGAAGAG GTCTGTGGTGCCTTCCTGTCGACAGATTTGATTCAGCGGAAAAAGTATGATTCAGAAGAACCTGCGTATTTTGGGACTGGGGAGAGCTTTGTTTTCACG CTTCGTCCAGGCATGGAGCGTTACCAACGGGCTGTGGTTCACATTACGGCCAAGAGACAACCTTCTCCAGACCTTCGAGCTGCTAGGGTCTGTGTATACACTTCCTCTGGTAAAGAGGactcctcctctaccccagtctccACCACCTCTACGACCAACCACACCACCCTGACCTGTCCAGCCGGGACCCTCCAGGACCCCAGCTACATGACCGTTCCCATCACCACCTCCTCCCCcggacctctctccccctcacccaaGAGGGCCAAGGAACAAGGGGCCTTCATGTTCATCGCCGGAGACCACGAGAGGCTAGTCATTG GTGGCGATGGGGGTCACGCTCTCTGCCTCCAGGCTGATCTGGAGGGGGGCTACACAGAGCGATGTGACACCTTCGAGAGCGCCCCTCTCTGCAAGAGACACTTCAAGATCCAGTCCCTGGAAGTGTGGGGAATTCAGAACTCCATCTCGTTCTCACACTACTTCTCTTACTGTCATTGA